In the genome of Massilia sp. UMI-21, the window TAGCGGCCCTTGCCGATCTTCGCGACCAGCGGAATCAGCGCGAAGCAGACCACGACAGCCAGCACGCCGGCCAGGATCGCCGCGGGCCCGCCCTTGACGGCGCCGACCACGTTCTGCTGCGCCGCCATCGCGACCACGATCGGAATGTACATCGCAGTCCAGAATCCGATGCCTTGCTCGGATGCGTGGACCAGCATGCCGCGCCGCTTGAACAGGTCGGTCAGGAACAACAGCAGCAGCATGGCAAAGCCGACACCGCCGACATTCGCTTTCACGCCAAGCAAGGCGCCAAGGACATCGCCGATGAACAGCCCGGCCAATGTGCAGAACGCGAGAAGTGCTACACCAAAAACAATCATGATCAGTCTCCAATAGATTGGTTGTCTTGCTTTTATTGTTGTGCTTACTGCTGCTGCCCGCTGGGCAGCGTCGTGGGAACAAGCGGGTGCCGGTCTCCTTTCAGCCGTGAGTCGGGTCGGATTGCCATTGGGCCCGCATCAGTTCGCGGACCTTGCGCGAGGCGCTGCGGTTGTCGGCGTCGAGACGTCC includes:
- the madL gene encoding malonate transporter subunit MadL — its product is MIVFGVALLAFCTLAGLFIGDVLGALLGVKANVGGVGFAMLLLLFLTDLFKRRGMLVHASEQGIGFWTAMYIPIVVAMAAQQNVVGAVKGGPAAILAGVLAVVVCFALIPLVAKIGKGRYGPGPPVGAPDPSGAASAQR